A section of the Burkholderia mallei ATCC 23344 genome encodes:
- a CDS encoding MarR family winged helix-turn-helix transcriptional regulator — MKLIGKQSGAALPLDETLPAPDAAPLRLDEWLPYQLFLPAQHVARVLAEFYGPRYGIGQPAWRILATIVDRPGTNARQIGAALGMDAVSVSRGIAQLVGAGFARRDAARNDRRYACVMATPAGRAAFDDIAAVCIAVERRLLDVLTPEERATLAAALPKIGRESERIAIVGWQRLLDGV; from the coding sequence ATGAAACTAATCGGCAAACAGTCGGGCGCGGCCCTGCCGCTCGACGAAACGCTCCCTGCGCCCGACGCCGCGCCGCTGCGGCTCGACGAATGGCTTCCGTATCAGTTGTTCCTGCCCGCGCAGCATGTCGCGCGCGTGCTCGCCGAGTTCTACGGGCCGCGCTACGGAATCGGTCAGCCGGCGTGGCGGATTCTCGCGACGATCGTCGATCGGCCCGGCACGAACGCGCGGCAGATCGGCGCGGCGCTCGGCATGGACGCGGTGTCGGTCAGCCGGGGGATCGCGCAACTGGTGGGGGCCGGTTTCGCGCGGCGCGACGCGGCGCGCAACGATCGCCGCTACGCATGCGTGATGGCGACGCCCGCCGGGCGCGCGGCGTTCGACGACATCGCCGCGGTGTGCATCGCCGTGGAGCGACGCCTGCTCGACGTGCTGACCCCCGAGGAGCGCGCGACGCTCGCCGCCGCGCTGCCGAAGATCGGGCGCGAGAGCGAGCGCATCGCGATCGTCGGGTGGCAGCGCCTGCTCGACGGCGTTTGA